A single region of the Mycobacterium lentiflavum genome encodes:
- a CDS encoding sigma-70 family RNA polymerase sigma factor, translating into MTATQVTDFEALRPHLMAVAYRVTGTVADAEDIVQEAWLRWDKQNGTEITDLRAWLTTVVSRLGLDRLRSAAHRRETYTGNWLPEPVVTGFPGSQGTDPLSAVVAREDARFAAMVVLERLSPDQRVAFVLHDGFSMPFAEVAEVLGTSEPAARQLASRARKAVASQPPLISGQPDPSHNEVVGKLMAAMASGDLEAVVALLHPDVTLTGDANGKAPTAINVIHGADKVARFFFGLANRYGPAMFTTYQLGLVNGELGGYTAGVPASDGYREMMPRIMAMTVRDGKVCALWDIANPDKFSGSPLRRRSPTEYGN; encoded by the coding sequence ATGACCGCAACGCAGGTCACCGATTTCGAAGCTCTGCGCCCACACCTGATGGCGGTTGCCTACCGGGTGACGGGCACCGTGGCCGACGCCGAAGACATCGTCCAGGAAGCCTGGCTGCGCTGGGACAAACAGAATGGAACAGAGATCACCGACCTGCGCGCCTGGCTGACCACCGTGGTGAGCCGGTTGGGGCTGGATCGGTTGCGGTCGGCCGCCCACCGGCGCGAGACCTACACCGGCAACTGGTTGCCGGAGCCGGTGGTGACCGGCTTCCCTGGCTCGCAAGGCACCGATCCGCTGTCTGCCGTGGTGGCGCGCGAGGACGCCCGCTTCGCGGCGATGGTGGTGCTCGAGCGGCTGTCCCCGGATCAGCGGGTCGCCTTTGTGTTGCACGACGGGTTCTCGATGCCGTTCGCCGAAGTGGCCGAGGTGCTGGGAACCAGCGAGCCCGCGGCGCGGCAGCTGGCGTCGCGGGCCCGCAAGGCCGTCGCGAGCCAGCCGCCCTTAATATCCGGGCAACCCGATCCATCGCACAACGAGGTGGTCGGCAAGCTGATGGCCGCGATGGCCTCCGGTGACCTGGAAGCAGTGGTTGCGCTGCTGCATCCGGACGTGACGTTGACCGGCGATGCGAATGGCAAGGCGCCCACCGCAATCAACGTCATCCACGGGGCGGACAAGGTGGCCCGATTCTTCTTCGGTCTGGCCAACCGCTACGGCCCGGCGATGTTCACGACGTATCAGCTCGGGCTGGTCAACGGCGAACTGGGCGGTTATACCGCGGGTGTTCCCGCCAGCGACGGGTATCGCGAGATGATGCCCCGGATCATGGCGATGACGGTTCGCGACGGGAAGGTCTGTGCCCTATGGGATATCGCCAATCCCGACAAGTTCAGCGGATCCCCGCTGCGTCGTCGGTCGCCCACGGAATACGGCAACTAG
- a CDS encoding aspartate aminotransferase family protein, whose product MTDNLWLHFARHGANITPPIITRGEGVMIFDDRGKSYLDGLSGLFTVQVGHGRTELAEVAARQASTLAFFPLWGYATPTAIELAERLAHYAPGDLNRVFFTTGGTEAVETAWKLAKQYFKLTGKPGKHKVISRAIAYHGTTQGALAITGLPRYKAPFEPVTPGGFRVPNTNFYRAPEPFDTDAKAFGQWAADRVAEAIEFEGPETVAAVFLEPVQNAGGSIPAPPGYFERVREICDAYDVLLVSDEVICAFGRIGSMFACADMGYVPDMITCAKGMTSGYSPIGAMIASERLFEPFNDGETMFPHGYTFGGHPVSAAVGLANLDIFEREGINDHVKANAPAFRATLEKLYDLPIVGDVRGEGFFYGVELVKDKATKQTFTDDERRALLRGVGSALFEAGLYCRTDDRGDSVVQLAPPLISGQAEFDTIESILRGVLSDSARL is encoded by the coding sequence ATGACTGACAATCTTTGGCTGCACTTCGCCCGGCACGGCGCGAACATCACGCCGCCGATCATCACCCGCGGCGAGGGGGTCATGATCTTCGACGACCGCGGCAAGAGCTACCTGGACGGGCTGTCCGGGTTGTTCACCGTGCAGGTCGGCCACGGCCGCACCGAACTGGCCGAGGTCGCGGCCCGGCAGGCGAGCACGCTGGCGTTCTTTCCGCTGTGGGGATACGCCACGCCGACCGCAATCGAGCTGGCCGAACGCCTGGCGCACTACGCCCCGGGCGACCTGAATCGGGTCTTCTTCACCACCGGTGGCACCGAGGCCGTCGAGACGGCATGGAAACTGGCCAAGCAATACTTCAAGCTCACCGGCAAACCCGGTAAGCACAAGGTGATCTCGCGCGCGATCGCCTACCACGGCACCACCCAGGGTGCACTCGCGATCACCGGGCTGCCGCGCTACAAGGCACCGTTCGAACCCGTCACGCCGGGCGGCTTCCGGGTGCCCAACACGAACTTCTACCGGGCGCCGGAACCCTTTGACACCGACGCAAAAGCCTTCGGGCAATGGGCGGCCGACCGAGTTGCCGAGGCGATCGAGTTCGAGGGGCCCGAGACGGTGGCCGCGGTGTTCCTGGAACCGGTGCAGAACGCCGGCGGCAGCATCCCCGCTCCCCCAGGCTATTTCGAACGCGTCCGCGAGATCTGCGACGCCTACGACGTGCTGCTCGTCTCCGACGAGGTGATCTGCGCGTTCGGCCGGATCGGCTCGATGTTCGCCTGTGCCGACATGGGCTACGTGCCCGACATGATCACCTGCGCCAAGGGCATGACGTCGGGCTACTCCCCGATCGGCGCGATGATCGCCAGCGAGCGGTTGTTCGAGCCGTTCAACGACGGCGAGACGATGTTCCCACACGGGTATACCTTTGGCGGCCACCCGGTTTCGGCCGCCGTCGGACTGGCCAACCTCGACATCTTCGAGCGCGAGGGCATCAACGACCACGTCAAGGCCAACGCCCCCGCCTTCCGCGCCACCCTGGAGAAGCTGTACGACCTGCCGATCGTCGGCGACGTGCGCGGCGAGGGGTTCTTCTACGGCGTCGAGCTGGTCAAGGACAAGGCAACCAAGCAGACCTTCACCGACGACGAACGCCGCGCACTGCTCCGCGGCGTGGGCTCGGCGCTGTTCGAGGCCGGGTTGTATTGCCGCACCGACGATCGCGGCGATTCCGTCGTCCAGCTGGCGCCGCCGCTGATCAGCGGTCAGGCCGAATTCGACACCATCGAATCGATCCTGCGCGGCGTGCTCAGCGATTCAGCGCGGCTCTAG